Genomic window (Acomys russatus chromosome 2, mAcoRus1.1, whole genome shotgun sequence):
TAGAACCTTGTAGAAGCttatgaaaatgaaacatttcccCCTGAATCCTCTCAATATTTGTGTGCACTTTAGTGGTTCCCGAATCCCTTTACTGTAGTCGTCTCAAAAACTCCATGTTGTTTACCAAATCCATGCATGCGCACTGCTAGTCACAAATTTCACACAGGTAGTATTCCTTCCAAGAGTAGTTCCCGAAACATACTCATTTTGTTCCTTTACAATATTAAAATTGTacattatgtgtttgtgtatacatataatacaaaataacatGTTAGAGGCAGAAGTACGGCAGAGACAGATAATGCACAGGCCTTCTATTAAGGGGGTTACAAATTAAAGAGAAAGTAATGACAACCGGATATCAAGGGGTATGGCAGTGGGTGGCGTTGTTTTGGGCTGCCCGGCAGCCATCTTTTCCTTATCTTCATTTAAGTATTCAGTAATCTCGGGCATTCCTCGTTGTACTCAGCTCtttacaagggggaaaaaaaaagcagaagagaacTGTTTCCAGAGCTGGGGCTCAACCCCCAACACTTCTGCACATTAAGACATCACTGGacatcctctttttcttttctactatAGGCATTGGCATGTGGATGGTGGAGTGGGAACGGCATTATCACTGAGAAAAGCTTGTGGGGGATTGGTAGTGGCAGGCAAAAAGGAAGGAGCCCATGTCCCTAGGGGAGTGTAGAGATGTTGTTGACTTGGCCTGGTTCCATTTCACTGAACCAAGTCGTGTACAGTTAGTGCCCTCTGAGCTGTGGTTTCTGACACTGGAGTTGAAAGCACTTTATGGTGACTACTACTTTACAAGGTGCTTTGGGAACTAAAGACGGGATAGATCACTAAATGAGCCGCAGGCCTAACTAAGCTTGTGTGCTGTAGGTACATGCatacatttatgtgcatatggatccatatgtgtatggaatttatatattcacccacatacacagacttttttttttttttctatcttaaagCACTGTGGTGTAGGAAAGACCTTGAGTTTGGGAGTGGTTTACTTTCTGCCAGTCCCTAGCAGAGACACTTTAGCAAGGTGGCTATTGTGGGAGCCTAAGCAACATCCACTAGGAAATAGCACTGAATTCTCTACTCTGCATTTTCATGCAGATTCAGGGAAGAgtagatagacacatagatagatgacagatagatagatagatagatagatagatagatagatagatagataaggagatagatagatgatagatacataggtagAGCACACTTGGCACTGGTCTTGATATATATGTTCAGCACGCAACTTCTATTAACATTGCACCTTTTGTACATACAAACCTCTGTTTGTCAAGCTCCTATCTGCTCTGTGTAGACTCTCCTAGGTACTGACTACAATGGGGGAAGATACCCCTATGTAGTTTGCTCTTGTGAAGCTGAGAATTTGTTTTATGGTACAGACAAAAGTATAATTATGATCTGAGATGAAGCATGAAGGAAGGAAATGCAGCACCATGAAGGCACGTAAGCCGTGAACCCGAGCTTGACTAGGGTTACGGAAGGCTTCATGGGAAAGCACAGTATGTTTTATAAACAATGGATGAGAGGCAGCAGCAAGCTCCTGGGCTATAGACTTTGAAGGTGTGGTTATGTCCACATAATCATGTGTCTATTCATTCATATTCTTTATACTGTGttcatcacagacacacaaatgtagGGAATGAATAAAAtcctttttggggggtggtttcAAAAtaggtcttctctgtgtagcgttggctatcctggactcccttcatAGACCAtgtgggcctggaactcacagagagctacctgcctctgcctcaagtgctggaattataggtatgtgACACCTCACCTGGCTGATTTaaatccttattttttttcttttgtctgcatgtatctcTGTATACCATTTATTTGTCTGcagtgctcttggaggccagagcaggagaTTGGAgctcctaggactggagttacaaacagttgggagccaccatgtgggtgctgggaatcaaaccctggttctctggaagagcatccaatgctcttaacctctgaaaaAGCTCTCCAGTCCAGATGGATTGGATGAACAAACAACAACTGTATATAAGGGTTGGGTGGAAAGCTGTCCTACCATGCATGAGGCCATAGATCTCATTCTCAACCACACACatgctcaaatacacacacacacacacacacacacacacacacacacacacacacacatacacacacacacacacacaccacctcccagGACTGGGTTTGCCAATGTGTGCTTTCACGTGGGTACCGGAGACATAACCTCAAGCCTTCACTCTcgtatgacaagcactttactgatggCTATTTCCCCAGATTcaaatcttattttatatgttatgACAGGAAAATGAAACCAAGATTTAGGAAGACATTTTTATTGGGAACCAATCAAGTCATAGTGATGTTTGACAGAGAACCAGGTCCAGGGATGTGCTCAGATACACATCTAGCTACGAGACATAGCTTAAGTGATAGAGACGTAGTACGAAAATATCTTACTACAAATAGAAACTCTAATGGGAAGCTCAAGGCAGAAGACTCAAGTCACACTGTGTCACTGAAAAGCTGGGGAAGTTCTTGATTATAGCGTTTTGGGGTTGCCTTATATAGGACATCAGTCAATGTCACAAAAGAAAAGCTCCCATGTTTAATGTGGCAACctagataaataagtaaagcaAATATATCTGAATCAGGGTATCACAGAAGGAGTGCTGGCTTCTCATCTTATACCACAAACtagtctataaaaaaaaaaaaatcaaatacagccaggcatgtctgtaatctcagcatgctgagaggcagaggcaggtggatctctatgaatcccaggccagcttggtgttcaaagggagtccaggacagccaaggctacacagagaagccccctctctctctctcaaaaaaaaaaatcaaatacagatGTAAGTAAATTAAGattctattaaaagaaaagaaagtacagTCCATGCAAGTTTAGACAAGTTGCTTGCTTAAACTTACAAGGCTGGACTctctttactggtaaaataggTGATTGCCTGCTTCATCTGTTTTTTGAGAGGAGTAGATGGTCTTTGAGAAGACACATCTGGTGCTTGATGGTTATGCTATTTGTGCATTTCCTCTCATTAGTTCCCTTTGCTCCTGTGTTTTATAGATTGAGCCACTGGACACTGCTTTTTCTTGCAAGTAAAAGCATTTGTGAATGGGCACTTTTATGAGGTTCACACAAAACACTTTATGAGTGTAAGCACTGACCCTCTGTCAGCTAGCCCATCTGGAGTTTACATGAGAGGGAAGAGCAGGCCAGAAGTTTGAATAAAACTAATAATTGTTTGGAGCTTGTGTTGAAAGTCTATTCTTAGGTATAGATAAAAGGGATTTGTGAAGATGTAAGGAGGAGAAGGGGACCCCAATTGGCAGAGATGGGTTTACATAATCAGGGTTAGGCAGTTGCATGCTAGACAGATGCTCAATAGCTTTTGGCACCAAAATATATTGACCAGCTGGGATGTCATTAATGCTCAACAATTTTATCCTTATGACCACATCTTGGCCAATTAGGTTGTCTTTGACCACCAAAGGGTATAATATATTCTGTTGTAAATGCCCCATGTGTATCTCTGTAGTGCATAGTCTATTACATTGATGTGTTGCATAATACACACTAACTAGAAATGCAGTTGCTTTTTCAGAGTACCATGTTAGATGGTGATTTAAAAGgaatagaattaaaatataaaattaatttctttataagCAGTAATTAGTCATCACTTGgaaaagtgagtgtgtgtgtgtgtgtgtgtgtgtaagattgtgtacgtatgtgtgagtgtgtgtcctgaAAGTAAAGGGATCCAAATcaaataatttctaaatcaaTATCTGAAAAAGACACTACTAAAATGTAATCTGGTAGGAAAGCCAATGTTGTACAATATGCGGACACCAGTAGATACAGGCAGGAGAAGGCAGTTGCTAAGAGAGAGTGGCTGAATGACATACACAGAGGCTGCTTATGAAATCAGAAGCCCGTGGCAGTGCCATAAGCCTATAAAGTCATTTCAGAAATGCTTCTGAAAGACCAGTACCAGACATTTATGTGACACAGTATTTCCAAGAATTTTTCACACTCTACAATTTAACTTATTACAACATTCAGATCATGTTCAGGACTTGACATTGAAATATCCGCTGAGTTGGATTTGTCACACATACTCTTATACAACAGAAAGAAGCCTAAACCTAGGTACCCAGCTTGCTACAAGACTTAAAGGCATGTGAGTAGAAGGTTCCATCCCTTCAAAATGACTTGCAATGTATTTAGAGACTTACTGAGTTTCCTAGTAACTTCCGCGAGTGGCCTTTGGCTGTAATACTGTTCATGCATTGTTTTCATACCCCAGGAAATGATTTGGTTTCTAGTGCTTAAGTCTCCTCCATGTCAACTGCTAAGAGTACCATCAGCATGCCTCCTTCAAAGTCAGATAACCAGCAATAAAAACTTCATGTGGGGAGTACAGAAGGGAAACGAGAAAATATGAGCCACCAAGCAAGTTGCTTTCCACATCTGTGGCAAGAACCAttcaataaaatcaaaatatttcctgAGTCTCAGGCAACTTTGAAGTATGcacaatctcttttaaaaatcccTCTAAGAGCTACGGGttatggcgcatgcctgtaatcccaggatttaggaagtggatcaggagtttaaagtcATCCCTAGCCACATGAAAGTTTGAAGCCAACATGAAATGTGTATTTCATAAGACCCCATCTAAACACAAGTGAAATAAGGGGCGCGGGACCATTTCTCTTTGAGCTTTATGTAACCCATTTAACATTCCCATATTGAACAAGCCTCACTTTTTCTGTTGAGATTTCATTTTCCAGTAATCATGGAATTCCTTTTGAAGCTGAAAATCCAGGGATGAAAGAATCCTGGGAATCAGCCTGTAGGAGGTGCCCCTCGTGTTCTGTCTTCGCTGTGCACTGGCATTCTTCTACTTGCATGACCATCTTGACCACGGCGGTTGGGCTAGGGCAGTTCAGCCTCAAGTGGATGGTGGTGAATTTGGTGGGCGAGCAGTGGGTGCAGACGTTGTAGAGatgtgcttcttctccttctctgggaAAATGAGTGGGACCACATTTCCCAAAGCAAAGGTTGTTCTGGACAATGGTGTTTTCACAGTCCTCATGGGCAATGGTCTGAAAGGCAAACGGATTAGGTCATCTCCAGGTGTTTCATACCTTTCCTGATACAGAAGGATGAAGCGCTCTGAACTCTGCACTCGGAGATGCATTTCTGTGATATCCAAAAGATAGAGTCTCTTAGGGGCATGGCCACTTCAACAAAGCTTTCTTTATTGAGTAGTTAGGCTCTAAAAAGCCTTAAGTTAACATGCAAATAACTCCCACTATCAGCACCATACTCTAAAGAATTTTCATCTAATTGGATATAaccaattagaaataaaaagccaTAATGGTAGCTTTCTTATTTAACCACCAGATCTTACATTTCTGTTGCCCATAGTGCATTGTACACAGCAGCTTCTCAATAAATACCAGTCAGTTCATCATAGACTAGGCCAGATACCATGAGTTTAATTCTGTCCAAATTGACTTGAGCTGTAGAGCACTCAAGTCTGTAAGCAGCAGAGTCGCAACGCCTGTGCTGCTATTACATCACCTTTGCCGCTTTCTCACAACCCCATACGCCCCGTTTTATGTGTCTTTCAAGACATCTGAGTCAAACACGTTAATTTTAATCTAATTAGCAATAGAATTAAAAAGTGAGAATTTCAAAGGAAACTTGATTGCCCGAGTTTTAGGACCAATTTTCTAATTGCACATGGACCAGCAAAGCAGATATTATTACTCCATGACTGACTTGTCGTTGCCACACAGGCAAATTGCCTTAGAACCTTGCCTGCTTAATTGGGCAGCGTTACCAGACTGTAAAACGTTAGTCTCTCCTGCACTGCTTTCCGTTCTGCATCTCCTTTtggcattttctctattttaatttaGTATTTGGAAAATAAGTGTGGCCAGTTTTATGATTAATAAGtaagataagataataagataccaggcagcagatattacgTTACAGAGAAGTTTATTAAACAAGCACGGGGGAGAAGGACAGGGGGAAGGgatgccccagagagagagggacagagacagagacagagaaagagagaaagggggcaagaagaggaggaagagtaaGAGAGGAGAGGGCAAGTTAGGACTGTCCTTtcatatagccctgggcagggccacgcccctgtggcaggtaggcaatgacatcataggtaggcagactgaagcagaatcctaacattcctaccttttcctataattaaaaaatgaggaacattggtttgtttttatgtaaggtTAAGTTGAAATATAGAAATGTATCAGCTTTGGCTGCCAtctaaagggaagagagagagagagagagagagagagagagagagagagagagagagagagagagagagagagagagagagagagagagagagagagagagagagagagagagagagagagagaaaagcaatagcaacaaaatttcCAGATGATagagtgaaggggaaggaaaagctctggcCTGAAAGTcaaaggtagagggcaggctatgtcagccatgtcttgcagcagatagggaccgaggagtgctgggggaagCTGTGCTgagcctggagcacaccatttcaaccttttgcaaatggataaggggcaaagtaatcatcttagctacttcctgctgacagtaggccAGTGATagggggtttaaaaggctgaaatgttggccaggttctggaagagcaggctgttgatttgttgtccagggtctgagaacatctgcagctaggcggggcaatgcaggtccagctaggaggggCACTGCAGGTCCAGCTGGGGGGGGCACTGCAGGTCCAGCTAGGGGGAGCACTGCAGGTCTAGCTAGGGGGGGCACTGCAGGTCCAGCTAGGGGGGCACTGCAGGTCCAGCTAGGGGGAGCACTGCAGGTCCAGCCAGGGGGGGCACTGCAGGTCCAGCTAGGGGGGGCACTGCAGGTCCAGCTAGGGGGGGGCACTGCAGGTCCAGCTAGGGGGGCACTGCAGGTCCAGCCAGGGGGGGGCactgcaggtccagctaggaggaacaatgcaaGAAGCAGAAGTACAATGTTCCATTGTCTTAACAGTCCAGAGCTGATCACAGTCACTATAAATTAGCCTGCACAAGTTAGGCGGcagataaagaaagagatgtgatttcacattaagataaaaatttgaaaacctatGAGCAACATAAATTACACTCCAAAATATGTTGTGCTATCACAATGCCAAGAAATGACAGTGAGAATCTCAACATAGAGTTTCTGCAGGATAATTTTAAACATCAAATAGTTCCAACACTATTAAAAAAAGCTTTATGGACCTGTAACATAATGTGCTGTGAGCATCAGAAATGAATGTGGGGGCAGCCAGGGGGATGATGCCCAGTGTATCccacctcagctccagctgagaTGCCCAGTGTATCccacctcagctccagctgagaTGCCCAGTGTATCccacctcagctccagctgagaTGCCCAGTGTATCccacctcagctccagctgagaTGCCCAGTGTATCccacctcagctccagctgagaTGCCCAGTGTATCccacctcagctccagctgagaTGCCCAGTGTATCccacctcagctccagctgagaTGCCCAGTGTATCCCACCGCTCCAGCCAGTCccacctcagctccagctgagaTGCCCAGTGTATCccacctcagctccagctgagaTGCCCAGTGTATCCccacctcagctccagctgagaTGCCCAGTGTATCccacctcagctccagctgagaTGCCCAGTGTATCccacctcagctccagctgagaTGCCCAGTGTATCccacctcagctccagctgagaTGCCCAGTGTATCccacctcagctccagctgagaTGCCCAGTGTATCccacctcagctccagctgagaTGCCCAGTGTATCccacctcagctccagctgagaTGCCCAATGTATCccacctcagctccagctgagaTGCCCAGTGTATCCCACCTCAGCTCCAGTTTGATTTGCGTGCTTTGGCTACACATCCTCATGAGTATGGAGAGAAATTGCAAGGTAGTTCTGGCAATTGCTCTAATTTCCCGGTTTCCTAACTGAGGCATAGTCTTACTTCTCTATATGGATAATGCccaataaatatacaataaacatgCCCAATAAATACACAAAGCAACAAAGCTCTGAGCCTTCAGTACGATGACTACTGATACTGACACGCTACCATGAAGCATTTCCAGCTTGCCAAGAAACAATGGAGACATGAGAAGTCAACGAGGGAAACAGCATCATATTTTGCCAAATCCTACAGTGAATACGGAAGGGCCAAATCTAGAGTTAGGCGAGGTGCAGGCTCTCGTCAGCCTCTTCCCATTTCACCATTTGTCCCAGCTGTCCCCAGCTCTTGGAGACTCTGGCTGTTTTCCCTTTAGAATGCTTACCTGGTTAAAGGGCACTGTCCTGCAGGTCTCCCAGTGTACCTCATGGCTTTTGATGGGCAAGATGACCCCCTGGGAGGCCGGGCCCTTTCTGACCATGAAGCGATGCCAGAATTTCTTGGCTTCCTCCTGAAGAGGTGATCTCTCCACTTCCCTCCCATCTGCTGGCCGAGTGAGGGTCTGGATCCCCCATGGAACGTGACTGCTTTCCACCTCCCTTGTGGGGTGAAGTTCTGTCTCAGGTTTCTTCCAGAGTTTACCAAGCTTGGATagcatcttctctctctgcctctggccttCCCCAGCCAGGCCGGTGCCTATGAGGTGTGGCATTGCCACAAACAGATCTGGCTTGGCTTCTGCCTCCTCGTGGTTGGCTGTGTGGAGATCTCTGTGACCCCTTTCCAGGAGCACAAAGGAAAGAGAGCTCTGACTCTGGCACCCATCCACACATCGGCCTGCCTTCCCCATAGGCAAGAGCcaaagcaactgaaggaagaggagatgcATGCTCCCAGTGCCCTGAGACTGAGATTAGATTCACAGATGGCCAGGCCCAAAAGAGAGGCTCACTCTGCAAGACTGAAGCCAGGGCATCCTATATATGCTACCTGCCTGGTAGAATGGGGGGTGGGCAGGTGGTCAGCAGGCAGGCAAAGCAAACACATTAAGTGTTTGCTTACATTATGTAGTGCTAATGGTGTCCTGCCGTCACTGTTGGCTCTGTGTATTTTTGAAGGCCCCAGTGAAAGCCTGAGACCCAGGGGGTAATTAGCTGGTGGTTTAGCTGTTGTCTGAGACTTATGAGTGGCTGTACTGGCAACAACAACTTGCTCTTTGTCTGAATCCCTCATCGTTTGTCattagaagaagaaacagagtcaGCTAACATTTGCTGCACATCTGCTGTTAGCTGGGGCAGAATAGACGTGGTCTGTGTTTACCAGAGAAGCATCTCAGgcaaaacaaaaaggacacatTAAGCAAAAGCCCAGGCCTTCCCAgcttcccgggggggggggggggggaagcactaAAATGTCTGCCACAATGGTTAGGAGAGGGTATTAGCTGGTTGGACAGGagccttctctgccttctctgtatCCACATGTGGATTGAAGCCATTGGTCACAGCTGAGCTAAGGGAATACATTTGCCTTATCCACATGCGGGAGACTTGCAATTTTACACTTAATCCTtccaacattaaaaaacaaacaccgAGTGCCAGATTTCACAACTGGCCAGAGATCAGTAGACTCTTCCAGTTGTTTACAAATTTCTCCACAGGGTCCCAAGTGACATGAGCTGACAGCTCATCAATCAAGGAGGATAATGTGTCCCTCAAGCctctttatcattattatttttttcctttctttaactgAGCTAGGTTTGAGAATGTGGACTACAAGACCAGTCTTGAGCGATTTGGGGGTGAAgctggagtgggggggggcgTCTTTACTTGACTGAATCTACACCATCTGCCTTAATGCCAAGTAACAGGTGATCAAATTCAATAAAGATCAGATTCAATAAAAACAAGCCTTCAGGGATCGAGGTAGAAAGTGGCAAATGAGGACGTGAAATTAGAGGACATGGTATAAGAAACAtatcaataaaaagaaaccttGGGATTCGGTTCTTTCCACCTAAAATAGCATCCCAACAGCATCCCAACAGAAAACAACACATTTGCttatctttcttctccctctaaTTTAGGCATCACATTCCTTCCTTTTGCTAGCAGAGATAAGCCAGAatgtacccccaccccacctccttttTTTAGTATGCAGCTTTCTTTCCACAAGTTCCCCACTGCGATGTCTatagtggatgtacacatgtttttgttttgatcccaagtgtgggatgggcaacagacttgtgagagaacaggtgatgtttatccactagaaaatGAACAGCCTcatgcggggggcggggggcgggcttggtttttgccagctgaaacacatcttagtacagactctgagagaaggtgtgtgtgtgtgtgtgtgtgtgtgtgtgtgtgtgtgtgtgtgcgcgcgcgtgcgcgcgcgtgcgtgcgtgcgtccaAAGCAAGAGGCAGGGGCTTTTTGGGTAGTGgtattgtttgtctgtttatcgctccacttcgagatgctcctagagagaaccattccagAGAATGCTTCTGGGCTCAGggtccggctgctgttccaggttccagcagcaatttTGGTTGAATTGTTGGtctgaaatcctgctgattatgctaGGGGAAATCACTttcaggaactgagtctaaaatggtctacttctcctgttcccattaacttcttttctcgtctatctagggtaggtgggttaaaAGGGAGGTACAGcattaaagaaccacaaataaagtaggtttggaaaaggtcgaagtcTACAGATGGCTTTCCAGGCATTAGTGTTCCTGATTGTCGTTGCTGAGTTCTACTTTGTTTAAATGGATTATCATTTTACTAGAATTCTTAACGATGCGTATTTTACTTGTTCCAGATGCCCATGGTAACTTTCCTGGTATTCACCGAAGGGTTGCTGATCCATACCATAAAAACATTGATATTcaccatttattttaaatagtctttaaaaaacaaaacaaaaacaaaacttgcccAATACTTGAATTTCTTAACTCCCCTCAGCAACCCAATGCAATGTGCTTTCCAGAGCAGCCATTAGGTCCTCTAGTAATAAGTATGGTGCAAGAGCCAGCTGGGATACATTTCCTGACTCCTTTTTAACGTTATTGTTCAGTGGTTAAATTCCACTGCTGTCAGTCACACAGGATCTAGCATCTCCCGAGCTAAGCATGAATCCACAGGTTCTACGTGGGGTCTCAGTTTACCTGGTTCTGGGATTACTGGATGTTGGGTATAGTTGGAACAATAGCAGTTGAATAGACATTTGTAGAAGACTTACTTTGTGGATCAATGCTGGAAAGTGactaaaaatgattaaaattggCTCCTGCCAGGGGGCATCGATGCTCTAATTCTATTACCTACAGGGATGTCactctttcactttttaattttctttttgtcttccccTCTTCTGGGCCCAAATTTTGGTACTTATATATTCCAATTACAAATCACTCTTGAAGAATTTCCCTTTTTGCTGTTCTGTCAATTCCTGTTGCTCAAATATGCAAATATCCTGACTGATGAGAAGCCTCCTGTGGGAGAAGCTTGGAAAGAAAGTCATACGTTCTCTTACACCTCCAAGGACAGGGAGGCTCACCTTTCTCAGCACTGTGTACCCTCAACTCTAAAGCTCTGGGTGTAGCGTGCTATCATCTAGCCTTAAATACATCAAGAACCATCTTGTTGCTTTCAGAGGAAAGGGGTGTGTGGCCTTTGTTGGTCTTCGGTTGACATCTCTTCTGTCCATTTAGAGGAGCCACCTTCAGGAAAGTCCAGAGGAGATTCCTAAACGCAGCAGGAAGCTGTCATAGAAAAAGAGCATTACAAACTATTGGTGTACTCCATACCAACCATCACAAGGAAACAATCCTGAGCTAAGGTGGGTAACCCCTGAGAGGCTAAATCCATTTCATGGGCCCAagtaagtgagagagagagccatggcAGCCTGGCTCAGGTTGTTCTTGTCATCCTGCCAGGTATGCACGGTATGTTCTGATTCTGCTTTTAACTTGACCTTGTTTTCAGGGAGGTCACATGTCTGTGTTCTGCAGCCCCAGCGCTCTTTCTGGAGATATCTACCTAAAATGCCCTTAGGTGAGTGGCATTTCTACAGAAACACAGATGTGAAAGTCAACcactccaaataaataaataaataaataaataaataaataaaatgtggaagGGTTGCCTGTGAGAGAACCCCATCTCACGGAGTTTCTCAG
Coding sequences:
- the Cer1 gene encoding cerberus: MHLLFLQLLWLLPMGKAGRCVDGCQSQSSLSFVLLERGHRDLHTANHEEAEAKPDLFVAMPHLIGTGLAGEGQRQREKMLSKLGKLWKKPETELHPTREVESSHVPWGIQTLTRPADGREVERSPLQEEAKKFWHRFMVRKGPASQGVILPIKSHEVHWETCRTVPFNQTIAHEDCENTIVQNNLCFGKCGPTHFPREGEEAHLYNVCTHCSPTKFTTIHLRLNCPSPTAVVKMVMQVEECQCTAKTEHEGHLLQADSQDSFIPGFSASKGIP